A single region of the Sciurus carolinensis chromosome 16, mSciCar1.2, whole genome shotgun sequence genome encodes:
- the Coq9 gene encoding ubiquinone biosynthesis protein COQ9, mitochondrial, with protein MAAAAAASGVLGKAGWRFLQLRCLPVSHCRALLVPRAFHASAVGFRTSEEQKQQPPHSFSQQQSEPPGAQKPDVESPRIPPRYTEQSGEEEEDYESEEQLQHRILTAALDFVPAHGWTAEAIAEGAQSLGLSSAAASMFGNDGSELILHFVTQCNARLSHELEEQQKLVQLGQAEKRKTDQFLRDAVETRLRMLIPYIEHWPRALSILLLPHNIPPSLSLLTSMVDDMWHYAGDQSTDFNWYTRRAVLAGIYNTTELVMMQDSSPDFEDTWRFLENRINDAMNMGHTAKQVKSTGEALVQGLMGAAVTLKNLTGLNQRR; from the exons atggcggcggcggcggcagcgtcGGGCGTGCTGGGCAAGGCAGGCTGGAGGTTCCTACAGTTGCGGTGCCTGCCCG TGTCCCACTGCCGAGCGCTCCTGGTGCCACGTGCCTTCCATGCTTCAGCTGTGGGGTTCAGGACTTCTGAGGAGCAGAAGCAGCAGCCTCCCCACTCTTTTTCTCAGCAGCAATCTGAGCCACCAGGGGCACAAAAACCTGACGTAGAGTCTCCTCGCATACCTCCCAG GTACACAGAGcagagtggggaggaggaggaggactacGAGAGTGAGGAGCAGCTGCAGCACCGCATCCTGACGGCAGCCCTGGACTTTGTGCCTGCCCACGGGTGGACGGCAGAGGCTATTGCTGAAGGAGCCCAG TCTCTGGGTCTCTCCAGTGCAGCAGCCAGCATGTTTGGAAACGATGGCAGTGAGCTGATATTGCACTTTGTGACCCAGTGCAACGCTCGGCTCTCCCATGAACTCGAAGAGCAGCAGAAGCTGGTGCAGCTGGGCCAGGCAGA gaagaggaagacagaccAGTTCCTGAGGGATGCAGTGGAAACCAGACTGAGAATGCTGATCCCATACATCGAGCACTGGCCCCGG GCCCTCAGCATCCTTCTGCTCCCTCACAACATCCCACCCAGCTTGAGCCTGCTTACCAGCATGGTGGATGACATGTGGCATTATGCAGGGGACCAGTCTACTGAC TTTAACTGGTACACCCGCCGGGCCGTGCTGGCTGGCATCTACAACACAACAGAGCTGGTGATGATGCAGGATTCATCCCCAGACTTTGAGGACACTTGGCGCTTCCTGGAAAACCGGATTAATGATGCGATGAACATGGGCCACACTGCCAAGCAG GTGAAGTCCACTGGAGAGGCACTGGTGCAAGGCCTCATGGGAGCAGCAGTGACG CTCAAGAACTTGACAGGTCTGAATCAGCGCCGGTGA